One Trichocoleus desertorum ATA4-8-CV12 genomic window, AAAACTGCATGGAGTTTTAGGATTTGATCTCGCATCAGAACCAATGCGTCGGATTGCGATCGCCCAAGCCCTGACAACTGGCCAAATGCACTCAACCGGACGGATTACTCTCATCGTTCAAAAACAGCTAGGCTTTTTGACGGTCCTACCTATTTATAAAAATGGTGCCGTTTTAGATCGTCCAGAAGCTCGCCAGCAGAATTTTCAAGGGGTCATCTCCGGGGTCTTTGCGATCCCCACAATAGTTGAGCCTGCCTTAACTGGCTTGAAGTTAGACAATCTTGACTTCTATGTTTTTGACAATTCCGCTGTAGGTCAAAAACGCTTGTTAGCGATCTATCAATCTGAAACTAAACAGGTACTGTCAGACCCCAACATCCAACTGGTCTCTCAAGCGGGTTCAAGTTCCTTATGCGTGAATCCAGTCGTTTGCACTCGCACGTTAAATGTTGCAGGTCGGCAATGGCTACTCCAAATAGCGCCCACCCCTAAATTTACCAGTGCTGCGGCCTATTCAGGAACTTGGACAGCGTTGAGCCTTGGTTTATTGTTAACCGCGTTGCTGACAATTTATCTACGTCTATCGATTCAACACACAGAACAAGTTGAGCAGTTAGCACAAGAACGCACACAACAAGCCAAACAACTGGCTCAAACCCTCCAAGAACTGCGAGCAGCCCAAAGCCAATTAATCCAAACCGAAAAGATGTCGAGTTTAGGCCAGTTAGTGGCGGGTGTCGCCCATGAGATCAACAATCCAGTCAATTTTATTCACGGTAATCTGACTTATGTAGATGAATACACCCAAGATTTGTTGGATTTGGTGAGCACCCTCAACCAACATGCTCATCATTTACCCCTTGAATTACAGGCTCAAGCTGCGGCGATCGAACTGGAATTTCTGATCGAGGATTTACCAAAAACATTGGCCTCCATGAAGTTAGGCACCGATCGCATTCGACAAATTGTTTTATCTTTACGCAACTTCTCGCGTTTAGATGAAGCTGAGATGAAACCTGTTGATATTCATGAGGGCATTGATAGCACCTTGCTGATTCTCCAAAATCGGCTGAAGCCCAGAGCAGAGCATCCCGCCGTACTCGTGGTCAAGGAATATGGCGACATTCCCCTGATCAACTGCTACGCTGGTCAGCTCAATCAGGTATTTATGAATATCTTGACCAATGCGATTGATGCCTTAGATGAGTACAATACCCAGCGATCGCCCGCAGCAATCCAAGCTGATCCCAGCACCATTACCCTTCGCACCCTGATGGTAGACTCCCATCTCCTCAAAGTTGAAATCGCTGACAATGGGCCTGGGATGAGTGAAGCGGTGCGAGCCAGATTATTCGATCCCTTCTTCACAACTAAGCCCGTAGGGCAGGGAACGGGCTTAGGGCTAGCGATTAGTTATCAGATCATCACCGAGAAGCATCAAGGCCGCATTGAATGCGAATCCATTCCTGGGCAAGGCACTAGATTTAGCATTGAGATTCCTATGCAAGCAGAGCAAAAACTACCCACAGCTTTAGGCACAGTCGCGATGGTTAGTTAGAGATTAACTAGCACTGGCTCCTAATTTCAGGCTTCTGCTTTGTGCTCATAATAGCTAGCGATATGTTCATAAACATGCTCTGGAAATTCCAGCTCTTTGTACACATTGCAAGCATCCGGATCATGAGCATCGGGGCAAATAGGAAAGTCTTGCTGCTGCTGCCATTCTAGAATGCGATCGCGCTTTGGTGGGTTATAGTCTTTACCCTGTACTTGCTGAAACAGCGATCTGGCTTCGCTTTCGCTACAATCAGGCGCTTTTTGCAAATAAGTGATCAGCTCGTCTTCTTCCATAAAGTGACGGGCAATCATGGCGAAGGTCAGCTTGCCATAGTGACCAATATCTTGCCCTGCATCCAACGCATCTAAGAGATGCACCATCATTTTGCTTTTGCGAAGTTCTTCAACTGGCATAAATCTAGATTTCCTTAAAAAACATTTTGGCTGAGATCGCTCCTAGCCTCTCAATTTTGGATGCTGCAACCATCCAAT contains:
- a CDS encoding CHASE domain-containing protein, producing the protein MTQSPSPKRRYLPVWLVLCAGTLLSVVASATVRHWEQERLKIEVRNQVTLLSRALQQNIDTNLEILQATGKLYQASDQVSRRDFELFLTDFIQNHPSIYGFNWAPRVTSENRVQFEQEVQATGLSSFEIKESDSQNQIVRASDRLEYFPVTYAEPFQKLHGVLGFDLASEPMRRIAIAQALTTGQMHSTGRITLIVQKQLGFLTVLPIYKNGAVLDRPEARQQNFQGVISGVFAIPTIVEPALTGLKLDNLDFYVFDNSAVGQKRLLAIYQSETKQVLSDPNIQLVSQAGSSSLCVNPVVCTRTLNVAGRQWLLQIAPTPKFTSAAAYSGTWTALSLGLLLTALLTIYLRLSIQHTEQVEQLAQERTQQAKQLAQTLQELRAAQSQLIQTEKMSSLGQLVAGVAHEINNPVNFIHGNLTYVDEYTQDLLDLVSTLNQHAHHLPLELQAQAAAIELEFLIEDLPKTLASMKLGTDRIRQIVLSLRNFSRLDEAEMKPVDIHEGIDSTLLILQNRLKPRAEHPAVLVVKEYGDIPLINCYAGQLNQVFMNILTNAIDALDEYNTQRSPAAIQADPSTITLRTLMVDSHLLKVEIADNGPGMSEAVRARLFDPFFTTKPVGQGTGLGLAISYQIITEKHQGRIECESIPGQGTRFSIEIPMQAEQKLPTALGTVAMVS